In Cervus elaphus chromosome 3, mCerEla1.1, whole genome shotgun sequence, the following proteins share a genomic window:
- the AMHR2 gene encoding anti-Muellerian hormone type-2 receptor isoform X1, with amino-acid sequence MMLGILALWALLPTAVQGKCLQGEAASFQPPVTGGSTRRVMSGVAPPSRRTCVFFEAPGVRGSTQNLGKLLDAGPGPPRVIHCLYSRCCFGIWNLTQDQAQVEMQGCRDSDEPGCESPRCDPSPRAQPRPSSTLFTCSCGADFCNANYSHLPPLGSPGTPGSKGPQAIPGESVWIALLLLGLLLLLLLSSSILALLQRKACRVQGGPEPEPEPEPEPESGRDWSAELPELPELRFSQVIREGGHSVVWAGQLQGKLVAVKAFPLRAVAQFQAERALYELPGLQHDHIVRFITASRGSPGPPPCGPLLVLELHPKGSLCHYLTQHTSDWGSSLRMALSLAQGLAFLHEERWQDGQYKPGIAHRDLSSQNVLIRDDGSCAIGDLGLALVLPGLAQPPTWAPTQPRGPAAIMEAGTQRYMAPELLDKTLDLQDWGTALRRADVYSLALLLWEIMSRCPDLRPDSRPPPFQLAYEAELGSAPTTCELWALAVEERRRPHVPSTWCCFTTDPGVLRELLEDCWDADPEARLTAECVQRRLAALACPEEAHPFPEGRAQDCSPYCLEDHLSYPPVCHSPS; translated from the exons ATGATGCTGGGGATCCTGGCACTCTGGGCACTGCTTCCCACAGCTGTGCAAGGTAAGTGTCTACAGGGAGAAGCAGCGTCTTTCCAGCCACCCGTCACAGGAGGGAGCACTCGAAGAGTGATGAGTGGAGTGG CACCCCCCAGCAGGCGGACCTGTGTGTTCTTCGAGGCCCCCGGAGTGCGGGGAAGCACACAGAACTTGGGGAAGCTGCTGGATGCAGGGCCGGGCCCCCCCAGGGTTATCCACTGCCTCTACAGCCGCTGTTGCTTTGGAATCTGGAACCTGACCCAAGACCAGGCACAGGTGGAGATGCAAG GATGCCGAGACAGTGATGAGCCAGGCTGTGAGTCCCCCCGATGTGACCCAAGTCCCCGAGCCCAGCCTCGCCCCAGCTCTACTCTCTTCACCTGCTCCTGTGGCGCTGACTTCTGCAATGCCAATTACAGCCATCTGCCTCCTCTGGGGAGCCCTGGGACACCTGGTTCCAAGGGCCCCCAGGCCATCCCAG GGGAGTCCGTCTGGAtagcgctgctgctgctgggactcctgctgctgctgctgctgagcagCAGCATCTTGG CCCTGCTGCAGCGGAAGGCCTGCCGAGTGCAAGGTGGGCCAGAGCCAGAGCCAGAGCCAGAGCCAGAGCCAGAGTCAGGCAGGGACTGGAGCGCTGAGCTGCCGGAGCTGCCTGAGCTACGCTTCTCCCAG GTCATACGGGAAGGAGGTCACTCAGTGGTGTGGGCTGGGCAGCTGCAAGGCAAGCTGGTAGCCGTCAAGGCCTTCCCCCTGAGGGCTGTGGCTCAGTTCCAAGCTGAGAGAGCATTGTACGAGCTGCCAGGCCTACAGCATGACCATATTGTCCGCTTTATCACCGCCAGCAGGGGCAGCCCTGGCCCCCCGCCCTGCGGGCCCCTGCTGGTACTAGAACTGCACCCCAAG GGCTCCCTGTGCCACTACTTGACCCAGCACACCAGTGACTGGGGCAGTTCCCTGCGGATGGCACTGTCCCTGGCGCAGGGCCTGGCGTTTCTCCATGAGGAACGTTGGCAGGATG GCCAGTATAAACCAGGTATCGCCCACCGAGACCTGAGCAGCCAGAACGTACTCATTCGGGACGATGGGTCATGCGCCATTGGAGATCTGGGCCTCGCCTTGGTGCTCCCTGGCCTCGCCCAGCCCCCAACCTGGGCCCCTACTCAACCCCGAGGCCCGGCTGCCATCATGGAG GCTGGCACCCAGCGGTACATGGCACCGGAGCTCTTGGACAAGACTCTGGACCTTCAGGACTGGGGTACGGCCCTGCGGCGAGCTGACGTCTACTCTCTGGCTCTGCTCTTGTGGGAGATCATGAGTCGCTGCCCAGATTTGCGACCTG ACAGCAGACCACCACCCTTCCAACTGGCCTACGAGGCAGAACTGGGCAGCGCCCCCACCACCTGTGAGCTGTGGGCCTTGGCGGTAGAGGAGAGGAGGCGCCCTCACGTCCCATCCACCTGGTGCTGCTTTACCACA GACCCTGGTGTCCTGAGAGAGCTCCTGGAGGACTGTTGGGATGCAGACCCGGAAGCACGGCTAACAGCTGAGTGTGTGCAGCGGCGCCTGGCTGCCCTGGCCTGTCCTGAGGAGGCCCACCCCTTCCCTGAGGGCCGTGCACAGGACTGCTCACCTTACTGCCTGGAAGACCATCTCTCCTATCCTCCCGTCTGCCATTCTCCCTCGTAG
- the AMHR2 gene encoding anti-Muellerian hormone type-2 receptor isoform X2 codes for MMLGILALWALLPTAVQAPPSRRTCVFFEAPGVRGSTQNLGKLLDAGPGPPRVIHCLYSRCCFGIWNLTQDQAQVEMQGCRDSDEPGCESPRCDPSPRAQPRPSSTLFTCSCGADFCNANYSHLPPLGSPGTPGSKGPQAIPGESVWIALLLLGLLLLLLLSSSILALLQRKACRVQGGPEPEPEPEPEPESGRDWSAELPELPELRFSQVIREGGHSVVWAGQLQGKLVAVKAFPLRAVAQFQAERALYELPGLQHDHIVRFITASRGSPGPPPCGPLLVLELHPKGSLCHYLTQHTSDWGSSLRMALSLAQGLAFLHEERWQDGQYKPGIAHRDLSSQNVLIRDDGSCAIGDLGLALVLPGLAQPPTWAPTQPRGPAAIMEAGTQRYMAPELLDKTLDLQDWGTALRRADVYSLALLLWEIMSRCPDLRPDSRPPPFQLAYEAELGSAPTTCELWALAVEERRRPHVPSTWCCFTTDPGVLRELLEDCWDADPEARLTAECVQRRLAALACPEEAHPFPEGRAQDCSPYCLEDHLSYPPVCHSPS; via the exons ATGATGCTGGGGATCCTGGCACTCTGGGCACTGCTTCCCACAGCTGTGCAAG CACCCCCCAGCAGGCGGACCTGTGTGTTCTTCGAGGCCCCCGGAGTGCGGGGAAGCACACAGAACTTGGGGAAGCTGCTGGATGCAGGGCCGGGCCCCCCCAGGGTTATCCACTGCCTCTACAGCCGCTGTTGCTTTGGAATCTGGAACCTGACCCAAGACCAGGCACAGGTGGAGATGCAAG GATGCCGAGACAGTGATGAGCCAGGCTGTGAGTCCCCCCGATGTGACCCAAGTCCCCGAGCCCAGCCTCGCCCCAGCTCTACTCTCTTCACCTGCTCCTGTGGCGCTGACTTCTGCAATGCCAATTACAGCCATCTGCCTCCTCTGGGGAGCCCTGGGACACCTGGTTCCAAGGGCCCCCAGGCCATCCCAG GGGAGTCCGTCTGGAtagcgctgctgctgctgggactcctgctgctgctgctgctgagcagCAGCATCTTGG CCCTGCTGCAGCGGAAGGCCTGCCGAGTGCAAGGTGGGCCAGAGCCAGAGCCAGAGCCAGAGCCAGAGCCAGAGTCAGGCAGGGACTGGAGCGCTGAGCTGCCGGAGCTGCCTGAGCTACGCTTCTCCCAG GTCATACGGGAAGGAGGTCACTCAGTGGTGTGGGCTGGGCAGCTGCAAGGCAAGCTGGTAGCCGTCAAGGCCTTCCCCCTGAGGGCTGTGGCTCAGTTCCAAGCTGAGAGAGCATTGTACGAGCTGCCAGGCCTACAGCATGACCATATTGTCCGCTTTATCACCGCCAGCAGGGGCAGCCCTGGCCCCCCGCCCTGCGGGCCCCTGCTGGTACTAGAACTGCACCCCAAG GGCTCCCTGTGCCACTACTTGACCCAGCACACCAGTGACTGGGGCAGTTCCCTGCGGATGGCACTGTCCCTGGCGCAGGGCCTGGCGTTTCTCCATGAGGAACGTTGGCAGGATG GCCAGTATAAACCAGGTATCGCCCACCGAGACCTGAGCAGCCAGAACGTACTCATTCGGGACGATGGGTCATGCGCCATTGGAGATCTGGGCCTCGCCTTGGTGCTCCCTGGCCTCGCCCAGCCCCCAACCTGGGCCCCTACTCAACCCCGAGGCCCGGCTGCCATCATGGAG GCTGGCACCCAGCGGTACATGGCACCGGAGCTCTTGGACAAGACTCTGGACCTTCAGGACTGGGGTACGGCCCTGCGGCGAGCTGACGTCTACTCTCTGGCTCTGCTCTTGTGGGAGATCATGAGTCGCTGCCCAGATTTGCGACCTG ACAGCAGACCACCACCCTTCCAACTGGCCTACGAGGCAGAACTGGGCAGCGCCCCCACCACCTGTGAGCTGTGGGCCTTGGCGGTAGAGGAGAGGAGGCGCCCTCACGTCCCATCCACCTGGTGCTGCTTTACCACA GACCCTGGTGTCCTGAGAGAGCTCCTGGAGGACTGTTGGGATGCAGACCCGGAAGCACGGCTAACAGCTGAGTGTGTGCAGCGGCGCCTGGCTGCCCTGGCCTGTCCTGAGGAGGCCCACCCCTTCCCTGAGGGCCGTGCACAGGACTGCTCACCTTACTGCCTGGAAGACCATCTCTCCTATCCTCCCGTCTGCCATTCTCCCTCGTAG